A portion of the Anoplopoma fimbria isolate UVic2021 breed Golden Eagle Sablefish chromosome 15, Afim_UVic_2022, whole genome shotgun sequence genome contains these proteins:
- the spata7 gene encoding spermatogenesis-associated protein 7 homolog yields MGYDEYNITMESRLGSVSSGLGCSIGVRGQNLKSSPFCPRSSSKLTQSIIKDHMVSHYKKVYSAKAAVDASVPKSLIHSVKYNDQIRQERLRKGGRPQSAPSLSQRNSRASCSSAQGRLSVQYDDSPYLCSRSSTVSSPRFSSSFHAKEIVYPSFKVGSQNHSHHIRPASEIKYRSQEATSHRKQSAYSLGASGDQSCYKTFQDPAQKTYSGDLLQKHSQHFTNDKPFTPKTLKSEKSSYLSQYRYYSAPRRKPTQDSTNSRLMRQETNHGSTKTKECTQDIFEPSQGFNTEHEWSEDEFNGTYLSASRQQSRANKSREHDLFDSSSRFSPEVGKSHIMKSVSAEEEELMYLEFISAVTEDILSRGHISDRYLDRVIKRHIDMNRHHLDVGKMRHLLEVLRKDFEEPTNTSSCGTELEKKENDLLDSILPHLESGGKHVKTKKDSDLFPYASLIKYSDSPDYADPLLVSTPLCSPETTAASPTKAEEEGADDNQEGGISSPRLSEHVSDNTGISEEDHQNQIGTTETSKEVSNENHEYNPITSEEGVHQDQAEVSNDGQSKELEDLGRSLSESLHVSSNKHCNNVETDTEQHTNTIASVSDDEF; encoded by the exons ATGGGATACGATGAGTACAACATTACCATGGAATCGAGACTAG GGAGCGTATCATCTGGATTGGGGTGCAGCATTGGTGTGAGAGGACAGAATTTAAAAAGTAGCC CTTTCTGCCCTCGCTCCTCCAGCAAATTGACACAGTCCATCATTAAAGACCACATGGTGTCTCATTACAAAAAGGTTTACTCAGCTAAAG CTGCCGTTGATGCCTCAGTACCCAAAAGCTTGATACACAGTGTAAAGT ACAATGACCAGATCAGACAGGAGCGGTTAAGGAAAGGTGGTCGTCCTCAGTCGGCCCCCTCCCTCTCACAGAGGAATAGCAGAGCCTCCTGCTCTTCAGCCCAG GGTAGATTATCTGTGCAATATGATGACAGCCCATACCTCTGCTCAAGGAGTTCCACGGTTTCCAGCCCAAGGTTCAGCTCCTCCTTCCATGCCAAGGAGATAGTCTATCCATCATTTAAAGTTGGTTCTCAGAACCATTCTCATCACATTCGGCCAGcatcagaaataaaataccgTAGCCAGGAGGCCACTTCACACAGAAAGCAGTCAGCGTATTCACTGGGTGCTTCAGGAGATCAGAGTTGCTACAAGACTTTCCAGGACCCTGCCCAGAAGACGTACAGCGGAGACTTGCTCCAGAAACATTCACAGCACTTTACCAATGACAAACCTTTCACCCCAAAGACCCTGAAATCAGAAAAGAGTTCATACTTGTCGCAATATCGCTACTACAGTGCACCACGGAGGAAACCTACTCAGGATAGCACCAACTCAAGGTTGATGCGACAGGAGACGAATCATGGCAG cacaAAAACCAAGGAGTGCACACAGGACATTTTTGAGCCATCTCAG GGATTTAATACGGAGCATGAGTGGTCTGAAGATGAGTTCAATGGCACATATTTATCAGCATCTAGACAACAGAGTCGAGCAAACAAGAGCAGAGAACATGATTTATTTGACTCCTCATCCAG GTTCTCACCAGAAGTCGGGAAATCTCACATTATGAAGAGTGTATCTGCAGA GGAAGAAGAATTAATGTACCTTgaatttatttctgctgtaacgGAGGATATATTGTCCAGGGGGCACATCTCTGAcag GTATTTAGACCGGGTGATAAAGCGCCATATCGACATGAATCGTCATCACCTTGATGTG GGTAAAATGCGCCACCTTCTGGAAGTGCTGCGTAAAGATTTTGAAGAGCCAACCAACACATCCAGCTGTGGTACAGAGcttgaaaaaaaggagaatgatCTACTTGATTCAATCCTACCACATCTGGAATCAGGGGGAAAACATGTGAAGACCAAAAAGGACAGTGACCTGTTCCCGTATGCATCACTGATTAAATATTCCGATTCGCCAGATTATGCTGATCCCCTATTGGTGTCCACACCCTTATGCTCTCCTGAAACGACTGCTGCCTCACCAACTAAAGCGGAAGAGGAAGGAGCAGATGACAATCAAGAAGGGGGCATTAGCTCTCCTCGGCTCAGTGAGCATGTTTCCGATAATACAGGAATTAGTGAAGAGGACCATCAAAATCAAATTGGCACAACTGAGACAAGCAAAGAAGTCAGCAATGAAAACCATGAATATAACCCTATAACCAGTGAAGAAGGAGTCCATCAAGACCAAGCTGAAGTCAGTAATGATGGACAATCTAAAGAGCTTGAGGATCTGGGGAGAAGTTTGTCAGAGTCGCTTCATGTGTCCAGCAATAAACACTGCAACAATGTGGAGACGGACACTGAGCAACATACAAATACCATTGCCTCCGTCAGTGATGATGAGTTCTGA